One stretch of Saccharopolyspora erythraea DNA includes these proteins:
- the mraZ gene encoding division/cell wall cluster transcriptional repressor MraZ has translation MFLGTHHPKLDDKGRLTLPAKFREALAGGLMVTKGQDHCLYVFPRAEFEQMARKVAEAPFTNESVRAYQRYLFAGTDEQQPDGQGRISVAAELRRYAGLTKDCVVIGAINRLEIWNAERWQTYLDEHEEDYAQAREEVLPGVF, from the coding sequence ATGTTCCTCGGTACCCACCACCCCAAGCTCGACGACAAGGGGCGGCTGACGTTGCCCGCGAAGTTCCGGGAAGCACTGGCAGGGGGGTTGATGGTCACCAAGGGACAGGACCACTGCCTCTATGTCTTCCCGCGCGCCGAGTTCGAGCAGATGGCCAGGAAGGTCGCCGAAGCCCCGTTCACCAACGAGTCCGTCCGCGCCTACCAGCGCTACCTGTTCGCAGGTACCGACGAGCAGCAGCCCGACGGCCAGGGCCGGATCTCGGTCGCCGCCGAGCTGCGCCGCTACGCGGGCCTCACCAAGGACTGCGTGGTCATCGGCGCGATCAACAGGCTGGAGATCTGGAACGCCGAGCGCTGGCAGACCTACCTCGACGAGCACGAGGAGGACTACGCGCAGGCCCGGGAGGAGGTGCTGCCCGGGGTCTTCTAG
- a CDS encoding AAA family ATPase, whose product MTSKIHTSGTAVTGDGAAEAGGGPRYGGGQGSNGDRGRAQPGTVDVDALHSTIQRIAANVEQVLVGKPEVVRIALVTLLAEGHLLVEDVPGVGKTSLAKALARSIDCTVSRIQFTPDLLPSDITGVSIFNRQRESFEFRAGPVFANIVVGDEINRASPKTQSALLECMEENQVTVDGETYPLRAPFMVIATQNPIEMEGTYALPEAQRDRFTARVSIGYPDAQAELAMVDEHTGHEPLRELRPVTDSAQVQSLVQTVRAVHVSTELRRYVVELVTATRHLPELRLGASPRSTLQLVRAARAQAALSGRDFVVPDDVQAVAVPVLAHRLVLTSEARATRRSASDLVRQLLTRISVPRGDGGGRR is encoded by the coding sequence GTGACGTCCAAGATCCACACATCCGGCACCGCGGTGACCGGGGACGGTGCCGCCGAGGCCGGTGGCGGGCCCCGGTACGGCGGCGGCCAGGGATCCAACGGAGACCGCGGTCGCGCGCAGCCGGGCACCGTGGACGTCGACGCGCTGCACAGCACCATCCAGCGGATCGCCGCCAACGTCGAGCAGGTGCTCGTCGGCAAGCCCGAGGTCGTCCGGATCGCGCTGGTGACGCTGCTGGCAGAGGGGCACCTGCTGGTCGAGGACGTGCCGGGCGTCGGCAAGACCTCGCTGGCCAAGGCGCTCGCCCGCTCCATCGACTGCACCGTCAGCCGCATCCAGTTCACGCCGGACCTGCTGCCCAGCGACATCACCGGCGTCTCCATCTTCAACCGCCAGCGCGAGAGCTTCGAGTTCCGCGCGGGCCCGGTGTTCGCCAACATCGTCGTCGGCGACGAGATCAACCGCGCCTCCCCCAAGACCCAGTCCGCGCTGCTGGAGTGCATGGAGGAGAACCAGGTCACCGTCGACGGCGAGACCTACCCGCTGCGCGCCCCGTTCATGGTGATCGCCACCCAGAACCCCATCGAGATGGAGGGCACCTACGCCCTGCCCGAGGCGCAGCGCGACCGGTTCACCGCCCGGGTCTCCATCGGCTACCCCGACGCGCAGGCCGAGCTGGCGATGGTCGACGAGCACACGGGGCACGAGCCGCTGCGCGAGCTGCGGCCGGTCACCGACAGCGCGCAGGTGCAGTCGCTGGTGCAGACCGTGCGCGCCGTGCACGTCAGCACCGAGCTGCGCCGCTACGTCGTCGAACTGGTGACCGCCACCCGGCACCTGCCCGAGCTGCGGCTGGGCGCGTCGCCGCGGTCGACCCTCCAGCTCGTGCGCGCCGCCCGCGCGCAGGCGGCGCTGTCCGGACGCGACTTCGTGGTCCCCGACGACGTCCAGGCCGTGGCCGTGCCGGTGCTGGCGCACCGCCTGGTGCTCACCAGCGAGGCCCGCGCCACCCGGCGTTCGGCCTCCGACCTGGTCCGCCAGCTGCTGACCCGCATCTCCGTGCCGCGCGGTGACGGTGGCGGGCGGCGCTAG
- a CDS encoding DUF58 domain-containing protein codes for MLSGLTIRGRCLLAAGVAAGVCSLILDERDLLRVSAFVAALPLLALLLAGRSRFGLAARREVLPMRVPVGSQALVRLHITGTGRLPVGGLQLEDGTPHALGGRPRFRLSDVPRRGGTVLEYDVQPSLRGVHQIGPLRTRIGDPFGLSEFERELAGRSRVVAVPRVVPLGGLPAGSGLGTGEDGTTRLRAGHGDDDSMVRQYRHGDDMRRVHWKTTARRDELMVRAEERPWQGGTTVLLDRRTAAHRGTGARSSIEWAVSAAASISLHLNRHGRQVRLVTEDGRQLAGGSGPADGGHDEAVLDSLAALRASTQRDLVCGRDPGNGQELVAVLGETTTAAVAELTRLRPQEARSLALLLDVRAWSGQPSDGGFDPQVTARRLRAAGWTVVIVGGPRTSTAEAWGKLCRESDGTAGTGVAS; via the coding sequence ATGCTCTCCGGCCTGACGATCCGGGGCCGATGCCTGCTGGCCGCGGGCGTGGCCGCCGGCGTGTGCTCGCTCATCCTCGACGAGCGCGACCTGCTGCGGGTCTCGGCGTTCGTCGCCGCCCTGCCGCTGCTGGCGCTGCTCCTGGCGGGCCGCTCGCGCTTCGGACTGGCGGCCCGCCGCGAGGTCCTGCCGATGCGGGTCCCGGTCGGGTCGCAGGCGCTGGTGCGGCTGCACATCACCGGCACCGGCCGGCTGCCCGTCGGCGGGCTCCAGCTCGAGGACGGCACCCCGCACGCGCTCGGCGGCCGTCCGCGGTTCCGGCTGTCCGACGTTCCCCGCCGGGGCGGCACGGTCCTGGAGTACGACGTGCAGCCGTCGCTGCGGGGCGTGCACCAGATCGGCCCTCTGCGCACGCGCATAGGCGACCCGTTCGGGCTGTCGGAGTTCGAGCGCGAGCTGGCCGGGCGCAGCCGGGTGGTCGCGGTGCCCAGGGTGGTGCCGTTGGGCGGGCTGCCCGCCGGCTCCGGGCTGGGTACCGGTGAGGACGGCACGACCCGGTTGCGCGCCGGGCACGGCGACGACGACTCGATGGTCCGCCAGTACCGGCACGGTGACGACATGCGGCGCGTGCACTGGAAGACCACCGCGCGCCGCGACGAGCTGATGGTGCGGGCCGAGGAGCGCCCGTGGCAGGGCGGCACGACGGTGCTGCTGGACCGGCGTACGGCCGCTCACCGCGGCACCGGCGCTCGGTCCAGCATCGAGTGGGCGGTCTCGGCCGCGGCCAGCATCAGCCTGCACCTGAACCGGCACGGCAGGCAGGTCCGGCTGGTCACCGAGGACGGCCGCCAGCTCGCAGGCGGTTCCGGTCCCGCGGACGGCGGGCACGACGAGGCGGTGCTGGACTCGCTGGCCGCGCTGCGCGCGTCGACCCAGCGCGACCTGGTGTGCGGTCGCGACCCGGGCAACGGCCAGGAGCTGGTCGCGGTGCTCGGCGAGACCACGACGGCCGCGGTCGCCGAACTGACCCGGCTGCGCCCGCAGGAGGCCAGGAGCCTCGCGCTGCTGCTGGACGTCCGGGCCTGGAGCGGGCAGCCCTCCGACGGCGGCTTCGACCCGCAGGTGACGGCCCGCAGGCTGCGCGCGGCGGGATGGACGGTGGTGATCGTCGGCGGTCCCCGCACCTCCACCGCCGAGGCGTGGGGCAAGCTCTGCCGGGAGAGCGACGGGACCGCGGGAACAGGGGTGGCGTCGTGA
- a CDS encoding transglutaminase TgpA family protein has translation MSAGTGRAVDTSTVSSAAAAVSVALASTAFSGVIADARWVVPALLTIGLVAGTGVFGRTMRWWPPLVVAVQGLALTTALTALFTNQALLGFLPGPAALGELSEELTRALDLVREGVPPVPAETALQALVCLGLGLVAMLVDIIAVALQAPAVAGLVLLCVYAIPASLADDMLPWWSFVGGALAFALLLASGGHHQRWQRRESRDAVAGNIFGRTTSAVAGASVVIALLTGTVFTGVGTEGRLPGAGTTGFGTSSGGVGLQPFTSLRGQLDRSRTIDLFRVRGLNRETYLRAMTLRKFDPGNGWKMDGLTQGVDATQPLPLPDGTDISTGTPMRVDIEPLGYRDPWLPVFGTPEAVSGMGPDWRYDPAAGIVFTQTRQQSRPYTEQLTLSSPTPQQLRGANGPVRIDPAYLDTTGIPPEVTDLARRLTAGQPTDFDKVTALNRFFTDPSNGFSYELETAPPSGSNALSDFLFRGKRGYCEQFASSMAVLLRAAGIPSRVAVGFTAGYQDGDSRVISTDDAHAWVEAYFPGWGWTTFDPTPLDDGRTSLPDYLNREPAPGQALPPPPGVSTPPTPTPPGQQPQPGVVDGGERNAVQQPGRTDTGGGPWLTLLLVVLVALVIVACPAALREARRRLRLRTVAEGGPGSAGAAWRELLDEFWDRGTRPEAARTVRHSANALIDGHALDAEGSRAVRALVGAVEREWYAPSGREPDPAVAEFLREAVAALHRSAPLSWRDRLLPRSVLRR, from the coding sequence ATGAGCGCCGGAACCGGCCGGGCGGTCGACACCTCCACCGTCTCGTCGGCCGCGGCGGCGGTGTCGGTCGCGCTCGCCTCCACCGCCTTCTCCGGGGTGATCGCCGACGCGCGCTGGGTGGTCCCCGCGCTGCTGACCATCGGGCTCGTCGCCGGGACGGGCGTCTTCGGCCGGACGATGCGCTGGTGGCCCCCGCTGGTGGTGGCCGTGCAGGGGCTGGCCCTGACGACCGCCCTGACCGCGCTGTTCACCAACCAGGCGTTGTTGGGCTTCCTGCCTGGCCCGGCCGCGCTGGGCGAGCTGTCCGAGGAGCTGACCCGCGCGCTGGACCTGGTGCGCGAGGGCGTGCCGCCGGTTCCCGCCGAGACGGCGTTGCAGGCGCTGGTCTGCCTGGGGCTGGGCCTGGTCGCGATGCTCGTCGACATCATCGCGGTGGCGTTGCAGGCGCCCGCGGTGGCCGGGCTGGTCCTGCTGTGCGTCTACGCCATCCCCGCTTCGCTGGCCGACGACATGCTGCCGTGGTGGAGCTTCGTGGGCGGCGCGCTGGCGTTCGCGCTGCTGCTGGCCTCCGGCGGCCACCACCAGCGCTGGCAGCGGCGGGAGAGCCGCGACGCGGTCGCCGGCAACATCTTCGGCCGCACGACCAGCGCGGTCGCCGGTGCCTCCGTGGTGATCGCGCTGCTCACCGGGACGGTGTTCACCGGCGTCGGCACCGAGGGCAGGCTGCCCGGCGCGGGCACCACCGGCTTCGGCACCTCCAGCGGCGGCGTCGGCCTGCAGCCGTTCACCTCGCTGCGCGGACAGCTCGACCGCAGCCGCACCATCGACCTGTTCCGCGTTCGCGGCCTGAACCGGGAGACCTACCTGCGGGCGATGACGCTGCGCAAGTTCGACCCGGGCAACGGCTGGAAGATGGACGGCCTCACCCAGGGAGTGGACGCCACCCAGCCGCTGCCGCTGCCGGACGGCACCGACATCTCCACCGGCACCCCGATGCGGGTGGACATCGAACCGCTGGGCTACCGCGACCCCTGGCTGCCGGTCTTCGGCACCCCCGAGGCCGTGTCGGGGATGGGGCCGGACTGGCGCTACGACCCGGCCGCCGGGATCGTGTTCACCCAGACCCGGCAGCAGAGCAGGCCCTACACCGAGCAGCTCACGCTCTCCTCCCCCACCCCGCAGCAGCTGCGCGGCGCCAACGGACCGGTGCGGATCGACCCCGCCTACCTGGACACCACGGGCATCCCGCCCGAGGTCACCGACCTGGCCAGGCGGCTCACCGCCGGCCAGCCGACCGACTTCGACAAGGTCACCGCGCTCAACCGGTTCTTCACCGACCCGTCCAACGGCTTCTCCTACGAGCTGGAGACCGCGCCCCCGTCGGGCAGCAACGCGCTGTCGGACTTCCTGTTCCGCGGCAAGCGGGGCTACTGCGAGCAGTTCGCGTCGTCGATGGCGGTGCTGCTGCGGGCGGCGGGCATCCCCTCGCGGGTCGCGGTCGGCTTCACCGCCGGCTACCAGGACGGCGACTCCCGCGTGATCAGCACCGACGACGCGCACGCCTGGGTGGAGGCCTACTTCCCGGGCTGGGGCTGGACGACCTTCGACCCGACGCCGCTGGACGACGGCCGGACGTCGCTGCCGGACTACCTGAACCGCGAACCGGCGCCCGGACAGGCCCTGCCACCGCCGCCTGGTGTGTCGACGCCGCCGACGCCTACACCCCCAGGTCAGCAGCCGCAGCCGGGCGTGGTGGACGGCGGCGAGCGCAACGCCGTGCAGCAGCCGGGCCGCACCGACACCGGCGGCGGGCCGTGGCTGACGTTGCTGCTGGTCGTGCTGGTGGCGCTGGTGATCGTCGCGTGTCCCGCCGCGCTGCGCGAGGCTCGCAGGCGGCTGCGGCTGCGGACGGTCGCCGAAGGCGGCCCCGGCTCGGCCGGAGCGGCGTGGCGGGAGCTGCTCGACGAGTTCTGGGACCGCGGAACGCGGCCGGAGGCCGCCCGGACGGTCCGGCACAGCGCCAACGCGCTCATCGACGGCCACGCGCTCGACGCGGAGGGTTCCCGCGCCGTACGGGCGCTCGTGGGCGCCGTGGAGCGGGAGTGGTACGCACCGTCGGGCCGCGAACCGGACCCGGCCGTTGCCGAGTTCCTGCGCGAAGCGGTGGCTGCCCTCCACCGGAGCGCTCCGCTGAGCTGGCGGGACCGCCTGCTGCCGCGCTCGGTGCTGCGCCGGTAG
- a CDS encoding DUF3040 domain-containing protein, with protein sequence MPLSEHEQRLLDQIERALYAEDPKFASSVRGGRLHRPSRRRRLQGIAVFALGLILLVLGVVIPVRAADIPVVSVVGFLVMFGGTLMVWSAMRGGGGEDSEPEAEDGGGKSGGGRKKPESRGRSSLARRMEERFRKRFEQ encoded by the coding sequence ATGCCACTCTCCGAGCACGAGCAGCGACTGCTCGATCAGATCGAGCGCGCGCTCTACGCCGAGGATCCCAAGTTCGCCTCCAGCGTGCGCGGAGGACGGCTGCACCGCCCGTCCAGGCGTCGTCGCCTGCAGGGCATCGCCGTGTTCGCGCTGGGGTTGATCCTGCTGGTGCTCGGCGTGGTGATACCGGTCAGGGCGGCCGATATCCCTGTGGTGAGCGTGGTCGGCTTCCTCGTGATGTTCGGCGGAACATTGATGGTCTGGTCTGCCATGCGTGGTGGTGGCGGGGAGGACAGCGAGCCGGAGGCGGAGGACGGCGGCGGGAAGTCCGGCGGTGGCCGGAAGAAGCCCGAGAGCCGCGGTCGCAGCTCCCTCGCGAGGCGGATGGAGGAGCGCTTCCGCAAGCGCTTCGAGCAATAG
- a CDS encoding class I SAM-dependent methyltransferase yields MRSDAVHRVLEAELAQARKRRGGQPPRVLDVGGGSGVWAVPLASAGCAVTVVDPSPNALATLQRRAADAGVADRITPLQGDTDALHAVSPEGGADLVLGHGLLEVVDDVASALREMAAATAPGGAVSVLVANRHAAVLARALTGRVTEALKLFQDPDGRLGDCTADTLQRRFDSESVERVMREAGMDVELIQGQGVLSDIVPGSVLESTTGAAESLAELERVAAARPPLRDIATRLHAIGRVGG; encoded by the coding sequence ATGAGATCCGACGCGGTCCACCGGGTGCTGGAAGCCGAACTCGCCCAAGCTCGGAAGCGGCGGGGCGGTCAGCCGCCGCGGGTGCTCGACGTCGGTGGCGGCAGCGGCGTGTGGGCGGTCCCACTGGCCTCCGCGGGCTGCGCCGTGACCGTCGTGGACCCCAGCCCCAACGCACTCGCCACGTTGCAGCGCCGGGCGGCCGACGCCGGGGTGGCCGACCGGATCACCCCGTTGCAGGGCGACACCGACGCGCTGCACGCGGTCAGTCCCGAGGGTGGCGCCGACCTGGTGCTCGGGCACGGGCTGCTGGAGGTCGTCGACGACGTGGCCTCGGCGCTGCGCGAGATGGCGGCGGCCACCGCGCCCGGCGGCGCGGTGTCGGTGCTGGTCGCCAACCGGCACGCGGCGGTGCTGGCGCGGGCGCTGACCGGCCGGGTCACCGAGGCGCTGAAGCTGTTCCAGGACCCCGACGGCAGGCTGGGCGACTGCACCGCCGACACGCTGCAACGCCGGTTCGACAGCGAGAGCGTCGAGCGGGTCATGCGCGAGGCGGGCATGGACGTCGAGCTGATCCAGGGCCAGGGCGTGCTCAGCGACATCGTCCCGGGATCGGTGCTGGAGAGCACCACCGGAGCCGCGGAGTCGCTGGCGGAGCTGGAGCGGGTCGCCGCCGCCCGGCCGCCGCTGCGCGACATCGCCACCCGGCTGCACGCGATCGGCCGCGTCGGCGGCTGA
- a CDS encoding ParA family protein — MHTVAVLSLKGGVGKTTVVLGLASAAMRRGVRTLVVDLDPQCNATACLEPDATDKELGDVLADPRPEVLSAAVAPSAWGEEVDVLVGSEDGELHNGHHPDEEHLSKLTTALSRLDELIADGELPYQLVLLDCPPSLGRLTRSALVAADRAMLVTEPTIFAVSGVQRAFEAVQAEREANNPRLQPLGVVVNRVRPRSHEHQYRIEELREIFGPLVMPVALPDRLAVQQAQGACMPIHQWGTPGAREVALAFNLLLARTLRAGRVDRSAELDDFDDEEFEEAAE; from the coding sequence GTGCATACGGTGGCAGTGCTGAGTCTCAAGGGTGGCGTGGGCAAGACGACCGTGGTGCTCGGCCTCGCTTCGGCGGCCATGCGCCGAGGGGTTCGAACCCTGGTCGTGGACCTGGATCCGCAGTGCAACGCGACCGCATGCCTGGAGCCGGACGCGACCGACAAGGAGCTCGGCGACGTGCTGGCCGACCCGCGCCCGGAGGTGCTGAGCGCGGCGGTCGCGCCCAGCGCGTGGGGCGAGGAGGTCGACGTCCTGGTCGGCTCCGAGGACGGCGAGCTGCACAACGGCCACCACCCCGACGAGGAGCACCTCTCCAAGCTGACCACGGCGTTGTCCCGGCTGGACGAGCTGATCGCCGACGGCGAGCTGCCCTACCAGCTGGTGCTGCTGGACTGCCCGCCGTCGCTGGGCAGGCTGACCCGGTCCGCGCTGGTCGCGGCCGACCGGGCGATGCTGGTCACCGAGCCGACGATCTTCGCCGTCTCCGGAGTCCAGCGCGCCTTCGAGGCGGTGCAGGCCGAACGGGAGGCGAACAACCCGCGGTTGCAGCCCCTGGGCGTGGTGGTCAACCGGGTCCGGCCGCGGTCGCACGAGCACCAGTACCGCATCGAGGAGCTCCGGGAGATCTTCGGCCCGCTGGTGATGCCGGTGGCGCTGCCCGACCGGCTCGCCGTGCAGCAGGCGCAGGGCGCCTGCATGCCGATCCACCAGTGGGGCACGCCGGGCGCGCGCGAGGTCGCGCTGGCGTTCAACCTGCTGCTGGCGCGCACGCTGCGGGCGGGCCGGGTCGACCGCAGCGCG